The DNA window GAAAAATATTGTCCCGATAGATCATTATGAATTAATTGATCTAGCCATCACAGGTACTGGCCTAAGTGATTTTGGGGACGATCTATGGCAGCGCCAGTATCAAGTTTACATTGAGCGCTTAAACCACATTAACAAAGTTCATTTGCTAGGCCGGATTAGAATAAAGACTCTATTATTAAATGGCCTTATGAATAGACTTTTAATTATAGAGAAAATTAAGCGCGCCCCTGAAATCAAGAATGAGCCCATAAAGAAACCAATATTTATAACTGGCCTCCCCAGAACGGGGACAACAATACTGTTCTCACTGCTATCATTAGACCCCACATTAAGGAGCCCAAAGGGGTACGAAGTAGCTAGTCCAGCCGAGAACGCCGCCCGATCCCGCAAAGAAAAGATTAATTCGGAACAGAGGGCCCAATGTTTATTTGACTTTGAAATGGATATTCACAGGGGAGTTAAATCAATGCATAACCATCGACAGGACTATTCTGTCGAATGTCAAAACATCATGCTAAATACACTAACAATGTTCCATCGAGAAATAATCGCGGATCACACAAGCCAAATATCATACGAAAATTCACTATCACAGTACATTTGGCACAAGAAAGTCCTTCAAATTTTGCAGCATAAAGCCTCCCAAAAAAAATGGCTCCTAAAATGCCCGTCACATATAAATTCACTTGATAAACTTTTTAGCGTGTACCCTGACGCCCAAATATTGCATATTCATAGAGACCCCGTACTCGCCATTCCCTCCTGCGCAAAATTACTTAAGTTTTTAACAGAATCATATTGCATAAAAAATGAGTTTCAAAAAACATTCGAAGATTTTGTTTCTTATTTGGAAATCTCTCTACGAAAAACAATTAAGTATAAACAGTTATTAGAACTGAAAGGGGTTACCATTCATGACATTCAACTAAGTGATTTAGAAACTCGTCCAATTGATACTATTAGAGATATTTACACAAAATTAGGGATGACATTTACTGAAGACATGAAGATAGAAATCATTTCTCATTTAAAAAACAATCAACGACAAAAGTACGAGCGCTACTCAAAATACCCCTCAGTGGTCACTCACCCAACCTTTAAACTACGCAACCAGTTCAAGTTTTATACTGATTACTATCACATACCAACTAAATAGCGAAATACAGCGAGAATCAAGGCGTATACCAAATCGGCGAACTATAAGCCCGTTCCTGGGTGATCATAGGTATTTCTTCTGGAATGTCTTTAAGACCAAAGAATTTCGCATCATAAGCAGTCCACCTCGGGGTAGGTATTTCCAGAACACGAAGGTAATAGAATGCCAGTTCATCGCGATCAAAGTCCGGATCCCGCCAAACCACAGCCAGTTCTGGATCACCAATGCTATTGGTATAGCTGGCGTCTTTTACATCAACTGTAGAGCCGACGGCAGGCGCTCTTCCGTGTTTATCTACGGTTCGGCCGTCAGACAGGGCAACGTTATAAATTCGCTCATGTAATTCGCCTTGGCTGTCATGCCAACCTTTAATCACCTGAACTCGATCAAGATTAGCGCCATCAGGGTCTTTTACTGCACGAATCAGAAAGGTGGGTGACTTTCCGTCAGCCGCATTCGCTAAATCGCCGCCCATGGGCACACCTTTGCTGTAGCCAATGCTGGCAAGGTCTGGCCATAGAGCCTCGTTTGGCTGGTAGTCCCAGCCACCAAAAAATCGCACTGTAATACGGGGCCCCGTGGAGGCATAGACTTCCCTGCGCTTCATCGCTGTAAACAGAGATTCACGGGTGTTTTCTTGGGCCCAGATAGCTGCGTAGCCTGAAGCGTCAAAAGTATTCCTTAACTTAAAATTCTCCTCAAACCAATTTTCTGCTCGCTGTAATCGCCCAGCGTCAGGCTCTAAGTCGAGCAGCTTTCCACCAAAATTATTTTCCTCAATATTCGATAGCGATGTATGAGAATCCGTACTCCCGATCACCCCAACTTTGAATGGATTGACACCAATCCTTTCCTGTTCCTGTAACCCCAGCTTTAGCGCAGATCGAAGATAATCATATCTACGGCCTTTTGACGCTTCACCCTTGTCGCCAAACCACGTCCAAGTTCCGAAGTCGGAAAATTCATCTTCTGGGGATAAACTGGGATGAGTTTCGCTGTCGCCCTTGGTTTGTGTCACTTCAACCAGAGGTTCATAGCGGCTTCTGGTCACCGCATAGTTTTGACTAAAAGGCCGCCCATAGGAATCGTTTGTCTTGAATAATCTTCCCCCACTCAGATTGGGATTGTGAGGAATCGCAATTGCATCACCACCAGTAGTTTCTGCATAGCTTTTAAGATACGCCCAAAGATCTTCCGGCTTGTTGCTATCCAGCTGGGTAAATGGAAGGACACTAGCTACTTTTTCCGAACCGTCCTTGTAAATAACATTCCGATGCCACCAACCACGACCATCTCCCGCATAAACCATACCTGTCCATTCATACCCGATAAATGCCGTAAATTTGCCTGGATCATTGTTGCG is part of the SAR92 clade bacterium H455 genome and encodes:
- a CDS encoding sulfotransferase, which gives rise to MEELDWVRRLNYHGSMASGAKNIVPIDHYELIDLAITGTGLSDFGDDLWQRQYQVYIERLNHINKVHLLGRIRIKTLLLNGLMNRLLIIEKIKRAPEIKNEPIKKPIFITGLPRTGTTILFSLLSLDPTLRSPKGYEVASPAENAARSRKEKINSEQRAQCLFDFEMDIHRGVKSMHNHRQDYSVECQNIMLNTLTMFHREIIADHTSQISYENSLSQYIWHKKVLQILQHKASQKKWLLKCPSHINSLDKLFSVYPDAQILHIHRDPVLAIPSCAKLLKFLTESYCIKNEFQKTFEDFVSYLEISLRKTIKYKQLLELKGVTIHDIQLSDLETRPIDTIRDIYTKLGMTFTEDMKIEIISHLKNNQRQKYERYSKYPSVVTHPTFKLRNQFKFYTDYYHIPTK
- a CDS encoding DUF3604 domain-containing protein, translated to MALKCNQIHFILSAILLVSAGQILADKSYSPDAEQKFPIQVYWGDTHLHTTLSSDGFISALYGLSPNNRLDLEDSYAFAKGKTVNAMNGMPMRLSRPLDFLVVADHAEAMGLMYGLASNDPLLRKSAKGRKWISKIKQIIETKSPAQAEQIAWALDPDTQYFIDNQDENDREFRQSIWQKVITSAERNNDPGKFTAFIGYEWTGMVYAGDGRGWWHRNVIYKDGSEKVASVLPFTQLDSNKPEDLWAYLKSYAETTGGDAIAIPHNPNLSGGRLFKTNDSYGRPFSQNYAVTRSRYEPLVEVTQTKGDSETHPSLSPEDEFSDFGTWTWFGDKGEASKGRRYDYLRSALKLGLQEQERIGVNPFKVGVIGSTDSHTSLSNIEENNFGGKLLDLEPDAGRLQRAENWFEENFKLRNTFDASGYAAIWAQENTRESLFTAMKRREVYASTGPRITVRFFGGWDYQPNEALWPDLASIGYSKGVPMGGDLANAADGKSPTFLIRAVKDPDGANLDRVQVIKGWHDSQGELHERIYNVALSDGRTVDKHGRAPAVGSTVDVKDASYTNSIGDPELAVVWRDPDFDRDELAFYYLRVLEIPTPRWTAYDAKFFGLKDIPEEIPMITQERAYSSPIWYTP